In Euphorbia lathyris chromosome 9, ddEupLath1.1, whole genome shotgun sequence, the following are encoded in one genomic region:
- the LOC136207183 gene encoding small ribosomal subunit protein eS21y, with protein sequence MQNEEGQNMDLYIPRKCSATNRLITSKDHASVQINIGHLDANGHYTGQFSTFALCGFVRAQGDADSALDRLWLKKKTELRQ encoded by the exons ATGCAGAACGAAGAGGGTCAGAACATGGATCTTTACATCCCCAGGAAATG CTCCGCCACAAACAGGCTCATCACCTCCAAAGATCATGCTTCTGTGCAGATCAATATTGGGCATTTGGATGCCAATGGCCACTACACTGGTCAATTCAGTACTTTTGCGCTCTGCGGTTTTGTCCGTGCCCAG GGTGATGCTGACAGTGCCCTTGACAGGCTTTGGCTAAAGAAGAAGACTGAACTCCGTCAATGA